The sequence GACTGGTTGCGTGCATTCTATCGTTACCTGCGGCAGGCCGGAATGGGCTTCACCATCTACACGGTGGTCGATGCGCTGCGCCGCGCACCCGACGTGACGCGCGGGCTGATCGCGCTGTTCACGCAAAGCCACGACCCGCAATATCGCGGCGACCGCGAAGAAGCCGCGAAGGAAGCCAACAGCGCGATCCGGCGCGGCCTGATCAATGTGCGCGCGATCAATGATGACCGGCTGCTGCGGCTGTACCATTCGACCATTCAGGCGATCTTGCGAACCAACGCCTTCGCTCCGGCGGCGGACGAGGCGCTGGCCTTCAAGATCGACAGTTCGCTCGTCCCGAACCTGCCGAAGCCCGTTCCGTGGCGCGAGATTTTCGTCTATTCGCGCCGTGTCGAGGGCATCCACCTGCGCGCCGGGCCGGTGGCTCGCGGAGGCCTGCGCTGGTCGGACCGGCGCGACGATTTCCGCACCGAAATACTCGGCCTGATGAAGGCGCAGCGGGTGAAGAACGCGGTGATCGTGCCGACCGGCGCGAAAGGCGGTTTCTATCCCAAGCAGCTGCCGCCGCCCGCCAAGGACCGCGAAGGCTGGGCCGCCGAAGGGCAGGCGAGTTACGAAGTGTTCATCCGCAGCCTGTTGTCGGTCACCGACAATATCGTGGACGACAAGGTGGTCCATCCACTCGAAGTCGTGGTGCATGACGGCGAGGACCCGTATTTCGTGGTCGCCGCCGACAAGGGCACGGCGCGCTTTTCCGATGTTGCCAATGCGATTTCGGAAGATCGCGATTTCTGGCTGGACGATGCCTTCGCCAGCGGCGGCTCCAACGGCTACGATCACAAGGCGATGGGCATCACCGCGCGCGGTGCCTGGGTCTCCGTCCAGCGCCATTTCCTGGAAATGGGCGTGGACGTGCAATCCGATCCGGTCCGCGTGGCGGGCTGCGGCGACATGTCGGGCGACGTGTTCGGCAACGGCATGCTGCTCAGCAAATCGATCAAGCTGGTGGCCGCCTTCGATCACCGGCACATTTTCATCGATCCCGATCCCGATCCGGCCAAGAGCTGGAAAGAACGCAAACGCATGTTCGACCTGCCGCGATCGAGCTGGGAAGATTACGACCAGACCCTGATTTCCAAAGGTGGCGGCGTGTTCGGCCGGGACGAGAAGCGCATCAAGCTCTCGCCCCAGATCCGCAAGCTGCTGGGCGTCGATGCCAAGGAACTCGACCCGGCATCGCTGATCTCCGCGGTCCTGGCTGCCCCGGTCGATCTGCTGTGGTTCGGCGGTATCGGAACCTACATCAAGAGCGCGGCGGAAAATAATGTCGCGGTGGGCGATCCGGCGAATGACGATCTGCGGATCGATGCCGGACAGGTTCGTGCCAAGGTCATCGGCGAAGGCGCCAATCTGGGTGTGACCCAGGCGGGCCGGATCGAATTTGCGCTGGATGGCGGGGCGATCAACACCGATTTCATCGACAATTCCGCCGGGGTCGATTGCAGCGATAACGAGGTCAATATCAAGATCGCGCTGGCCGGCGCGATGCGTGCCGGGCGCTTGTCCGAAGACCGCCGCAACCGCCTGCTGGAAGAGATGACCGAGGAAGTCGGCGAGATCGTGCTGGAGGACAACCGGCTGCAGGCTCTCGCCCTGTCGATCGCGCAATCGGGCGGGGCCAAGGCAGCCGCCAGCCAGGTTCGCCTGATCGAGGCGCTGGAAGATCGCGGCTATCTCGACCGGCGAACCGAAGGCTTGGCCGAGGGCGAGGCGCTGGCCCGCCGGGCTGCCGATGGGCGCGGGCTGACCCGACCCGAACTGGCCGTGCTGCTATCCTCCACCAAGCTGGTGCTGCAGGACGCCGCGGAAGCCAGCCAGGTGCCCGACGATCCGGCGATGGAAGAGGCGTTGCTGGGATACTTCCCCGAACCAATGCAGGGCAAGTTCCGCAAATATATCCTCGAGCACCAGCTCCGGCGGGAAATCGCCGCGACCATGCTGGCCAACCGCATTGTCAACCGGCTGGGGCTGGTCCATCCCTTCGAACTGGCGGAGGAAGAGGGGGCCACCCTGCCGCAGATCACTGCTGCCTTCGTAGTGGCGGAAAAACTGTTCGACATGCAATCGCTGTGGGACACGCTGGACCGCGCCGCCATGCCCGAATCCTGCCGCCTGGCGATGTTCGACCATGCGGCCAAGGCCATGCGCAGCCAGATGGCCGACTTGCTGCGCGCAGGTGCTGGCGATGCGTTGCCTTCGAAGACGGTGGAAGAACTGGAAGGCGGCGTGCGCGATCTGAATGCCGCAACATCCAGCCTGCTCGGCAGCGAGACGCGCCAGCGCTCGGCGCAATTGCGCGCGGAATTCGAGGCGGATGGCACCCCGGCGGAGATCGCCGGCCAGGTCGCGCATCTGTTCGACATGGACGGCGCGGTGGGCCTGGCCAAACTGTCGCGCGATGCCAATATCGGCGCGCGCGAACTGACCGAAGCGTTCATCTGGCTCGGCGCGAAGCTGGGGCTGGACTGGGCGCAGGGCACCGCATCGCTGATGAACCCGTCCGATGTGTGGGAACGCCTGCTGGTGGCCGGGCTCGCCCGCGATTTCCAGCAGATGCGGCTCGAATTCCTGCGCCGTATGTCGCGCCGCAAAGGGGCGAAGGACGCTCCGCAAGCGGTGGTGGAAGACTGGGCCGACAGCAATGAAAACGCCATTAGGCAATTCCGGGCGATGATTGGCCGGGCGCAGGCGCACACGCCCGTTGCGCCCGCCATGCTCGCGCAGATTGCCAGCCAGGCGCGCAACCTGCTGCGGCGGTAGTTTTGTGCCGCACCGCTTGACCTGAAAGGCTTTTGCGACAAACCCTGCGCGCATGAAACAGACCGACATACTGGTGGTGGGAACCGGGCATGGCGGCGCACAGGCAGCGATCGCCCTGCGTCAGAACGGGTTCGAGGGCCGCATCATGCTGGCCGGGCGGGACCGGGAAATTCCCTATGAACGCCCGCCTTTATCGAAGGAATATCTCGCCGGAGAAAAGCCGTTCGAGCGGATTTGCATCCGTCCCGAGGCATTCTGGAAGGATAGGGGCATCGACCTGGCGCTTGGCGTGAACATCGTCGCGCTCGACCCGCAGCGCAAGATCGCCACGCTCGGCGATGACAGCACGATCGGCTATGACAAGTTGATCTGGGCCGGGGGCGGCGAAGCGCGGCGGCTGTCCTGCCCGGGCGCGGAACTTGGCGGAATTCACACTGTCCGCACCAAGCGCGATGTCGATACGCTGATGGCCGAACTGGACGCTGGCGCAAGCCGCGCGGTGGTGATCGGCGGGGGCTATATCGGGCTGGAAGCCGCCGCCGTGCTGCGTAAGCTGGGCTGCGAAGTGACCGTGCTTGAGGCTTTGCCGCGCGTGCTGGCGCGCGTGGCGGGAGAGGAACTGTCCGAGTTCTACCAGGACCAGCACCGCGCGCATGGCGTGGACCTGCGACTGGAAGCGATGGTCGAAAGCCTCGAGGGCGCGGACGGCAAGATCGCGGCGGTGACGCTGGCGGATGGCACCAGCATCCCCTGCGATATCGCCATTGTCGGGATCGGCATCGTCCCTTCGGTCGGCCCACTGATCGCGGCCGGCGCGGCGGGCGCCAACGGGGTCGATGTAGACGAATATTGCCGCACCCCGCTGGAGGATGTCTATGCCATCGGCGACTGCGCAGCACACGCCAATATCTATGCGGACCGGGCGGTGATCCGGCTGGAATCGGTACAGAATGCGCATGACATGGCCACCACCGCCGCCCGCCATATTTGCGGTATCAAGCAGCCTTACGAGGCATTTCCGTGGTTCTGGTCCAACCAGTATGACCTGAAATTGCAGACTGCCGGGCTCTCGCTGAATTATGACGAGACCGTCCTGCGCGGCGATCCGGCGGACAAGAAATTCTCGGTCATCTACCTCAAGGAAGGCCGCGTGATCGCGCTCGATTGTGTGAATTCCACCAAGGATTACGTGCAGGGCCGCAAGCTGGTGGAAGCGCGCGCGGAAATCGATCCGGAGCTGCTGGCCGATACCGGCACACTGCTCAAGGAAATGCTCTAGGCCGGAGCGTTCAGCCGT comes from Alteripontixanthobacter sp. and encodes:
- a CDS encoding NAD-glutamate dehydrogenase domain-containing protein codes for the protein MTSKSSSKSSGNRSPRKAEALAEALEQWIDNSLLPGDIPFAEGTVTQAAGFLLDTAKERQSGRAALALESVTGEDRRFIRIAIVNEDMPFLVDSLAATIDAQGLAIDKLVHPVVPITRNADGKLTDIGPCDDDSAGRDDCASESMIYIETSRTDARQRRELEKALRTTLGDVRAAVNDWPKVQARMMEDAHAVDDKEGAELLRWLNDGMLTQLGHVVRHRDGTQTGALGICRKSAAQLLAEPSFDLAFDWFDNPGANEAGREEQDKGRVPLVIKANIVSNVHRRVPLDLFIVPLEEGGKITALSIHAGVWTSAALATPPREVPRLRTQLAELTAQFGFDTGGHAGKSLTHALTVLPHDLLIGFSDADIARVATTMMGLVDRPRPRLALFEAPLARHLFAFIWLPRDMLATQVRLQIQELLESIDGARLLDWSLMVEGGNLAMLRFVLDYREGDGFPDETALEEGLQTMLRGWTEAVESELAEIEEPARAAAIAARFAGAFPQSYRTGYGASEAARDIRRMRRLTLAEHDEEGSANSLRDARLYHLDSDEPGRLRLKIYQHEGALPLSDVVPALENFGFHVLDAVPTMLNEGRLGTIHDFTLALGEGEQADILLERSTPIEQAIVAVLNGNAEDDPFNRLVIGTGLESREADWLRAFYRYLRQAGMGFTIYTVVDALRRAPDVTRGLIALFTQSHDPQYRGDREEAAKEANSAIRRGLINVRAINDDRLLRLYHSTIQAILRTNAFAPAADEALAFKIDSSLVPNLPKPVPWREIFVYSRRVEGIHLRAGPVARGGLRWSDRRDDFRTEILGLMKAQRVKNAVIVPTGAKGGFYPKQLPPPAKDREGWAAEGQASYEVFIRSLLSVTDNIVDDKVVHPLEVVVHDGEDPYFVVAADKGTARFSDVANAISEDRDFWLDDAFASGGSNGYDHKAMGITARGAWVSVQRHFLEMGVDVQSDPVRVAGCGDMSGDVFGNGMLLSKSIKLVAAFDHRHIFIDPDPDPAKSWKERKRMFDLPRSSWEDYDQTLISKGGGVFGRDEKRIKLSPQIRKLLGVDAKELDPASLISAVLAAPVDLLWFGGIGTYIKSAAENNVAVGDPANDDLRIDAGQVRAKVIGEGANLGVTQAGRIEFALDGGAINTDFIDNSAGVDCSDNEVNIKIALAGAMRAGRLSEDRRNRLLEEMTEEVGEIVLEDNRLQALALSIAQSGGAKAAASQVRLIEALEDRGYLDRRTEGLAEGEALARRAADGRGLTRPELAVLLSSTKLVLQDAAEASQVPDDPAMEEALLGYFPEPMQGKFRKYILEHQLRREIAATMLANRIVNRLGLVHPFELAEEEGATLPQITAAFVVAEKLFDMQSLWDTLDRAAMPESCRLAMFDHAAKAMRSQMADLLRAGAGDALPSKTVEELEGGVRDLNAATSSLLGSETRQRSAQLRAEFEADGTPAEIAGQVAHLFDMDGAVGLAKLSRDANIGARELTEAFIWLGAKLGLDWAQGTASLMNPSDVWERLLVAGLARDFQQMRLEFLRRMSRRKGAKDAPQAVVEDWADSNENAIRQFRAMIGRAQAHTPVAPAMLAQIASQARNLLRR
- a CDS encoding FAD-dependent oxidoreductase produces the protein MKQTDILVVGTGHGGAQAAIALRQNGFEGRIMLAGRDREIPYERPPLSKEYLAGEKPFERICIRPEAFWKDRGIDLALGVNIVALDPQRKIATLGDDSTIGYDKLIWAGGGEARRLSCPGAELGGIHTVRTKRDVDTLMAELDAGASRAVVIGGGYIGLEAAAVLRKLGCEVTVLEALPRVLARVAGEELSEFYQDQHRAHGVDLRLEAMVESLEGADGKIAAVTLADGTSIPCDIAIVGIGIVPSVGPLIAAGAAGANGVDVDEYCRTPLEDVYAIGDCAAHANIYADRAVIRLESVQNAHDMATTAARHICGIKQPYEAFPWFWSNQYDLKLQTAGLSLNYDETVLRGDPADKKFSVIYLKEGRVIALDCVNSTKDYVQGRKLVEARAEIDPELLADTGTLLKEML